A single region of the Bacteroidota bacterium genome encodes:
- a CDS encoding T9SS type A sorting domain-containing protein, producing the protein MKTPSIIALLLCVLGMPVSMQAQNKRWYGDTIFPVRVINFDTISPYIIIDTAANNIWQTGVPQKIFFNSAYSPNSAILTDTINNYPPNNYSFFDLIIGGFNMSWYPFDIFISIKHKFDTDTLADGGYITVSWDKGLTWTNIIEDWGLYHNPSNCPEASNIYTMSDTLYTGAYGYSGRSNGWIQTVIPWHDIAVKQWPPADTMILRFNFISDNIDNPGEGWMIDDIKLFALDVLGAVDEVDTPIARLQPNPVSTSAEIILDRTYRTAHIDIYDSKGTRVRQAEFSDCEKITLQRDYLVSGIYCLKLTLEGNRVITKKMVIGG; encoded by the coding sequence ATGAAAACACCTTCTATTATTGCGCTGCTTTTATGCGTTCTTGGTATGCCCGTAAGCATGCAGGCTCAAAACAAACGCTGGTACGGCGATACCATTTTTCCCGTACGTGTCATCAATTTTGACACTATTTCGCCCTATATTATCATTGATACTGCAGCCAATAATATATGGCAAACAGGTGTTCCGCAAAAGATTTTCTTCAACAGCGCCTACTCGCCCAACAGTGCAATTTTGACCGATACCATCAATAATTACCCTCCGAATAACTATTCGTTTTTTGATTTAATAATCGGTGGTTTTAATATGAGTTGGTATCCTTTTGATATTTTTATTTCAATAAAACATAAATTTGATACAGACACCCTCGCTGACGGAGGCTATATTACCGTTTCCTGGGATAAAGGGCTTACATGGACAAATATAATTGAAGATTGGGGACTATACCACAATCCGAGCAACTGCCCTGAAGCGTCAAATATCTACACAATGAGTGATACCTTGTACACTGGAGCATATGGTTACTCGGGAAGGTCGAACGGCTGGATACAGACCGTTATCCCATGGCATGATATAGCAGTGAAGCAATGGCCTCCTGCAGACACCATGATACTCAGGTTCAATTTTATTTCAGACAACATTGACAACCCCGGAGAGGGCTGGATGATTGACGATATCAAACTGTTCGCCCTTGATGTACTTGGAGCTGTTGATGAAGTTGACACACCCATTGCAAGGCTCCAACCAAATCCGGTCAGCACATCGGCAGAAATTATACTGGACAGAACCTATCGCACTGCTCATATTGATATCTATGATTCGAAAGGAACAAGGGTTCGTCAGGCAGAATTTTCGGATTGTGAAAAAATAACGCTGCAGCGCGATTATCTCGTCAGTGGAATCTATTGCCTGAAGCTTACCTTAGAGGGAAACAGGGTGATAACTAAAAAAATGGTAATCGGAGGATGA
- a CDS encoding methionine aminotransferase — MEFPFNIRSKLPQAGTSIFAVMSALALEHKAINLSQGFPDFPVSEKLISLINEAMKKGHNQYAPMQGVPALREAIAAKVERIYGVSYSPETEINITAGGTQALYTAISAFIKEGDEVILFEPAYDSYAPAIRLNGGTPIYATLKTPGYTIDWADIKKMISSNTKMIIINTPHNPTGSLIGADDMKMLDKLTRNTDIIVLSDEVYEHLIFDGHRHESVIRYPRLAERSMVVYSFGKTFHATGWKMGYILAPANLMAEFRKAHQFTVFACNTPIQYALAEFLKNEANYDYLPEFYQAKRDYFLKNISGSRFKVIPCYGTYFQLLDYSAISNEKETDIAIRLTKEFGLASIPVSVFYHKAIDNKVLRFCFAKKEETIKKAAEILCRI; from the coding sequence ATGGAATTTCCTTTTAATATCCGTTCCAAATTGCCTCAGGCCGGAACAAGCATATTTGCTGTAATGTCGGCACTGGCGTTGGAGCACAAGGCAATAAATCTTTCACAGGGCTTCCCCGATTTCCCGGTTTCCGAAAAACTCATCAGTCTTATCAACGAGGCTATGAAAAAAGGACATAACCAGTATGCTCCCATGCAGGGCGTGCCGGCTCTGCGCGAAGCCATTGCTGCAAAGGTGGAGCGCATTTATGGTGTGAGCTACAGCCCGGAAACTGAAATAAATATCACTGCAGGCGGAACACAGGCATTATATACGGCCATTTCTGCATTTATAAAAGAAGGCGATGAGGTAATCCTGTTTGAACCTGCCTATGATTCTTATGCACCGGCCATCCGTCTGAATGGCGGAACGCCCATTTATGCGACACTCAAAACGCCCGGTTATACCATCGACTGGGCCGATATAAAAAAGATGATCAGCAGTAACACTAAAATGATCATCATCAATACTCCGCATAATCCTACCGGTAGTCTTATCGGCGCCGACGATATGAAGATGCTCGATAAGCTTACGCGGAATACCGATATCATTGTTTTGAGCGACGAAGTGTATGAACACCTTATTTTCGACGGTCACCGTCACGAAAGTGTAATTCGTTATCCGAGGCTGGCAGAGCGCAGCATGGTGGTGTATTCATTTGGAAAAACATTTCATGCTACCGGATGGAAAATGGGGTATATTTTAGCGCCCGCCAACCTGATGGCAGAGTTCAGAAAAGCCCATCAGTTCACTGTTTTTGCGTGCAACACACCTATACAATATGCTCTTGCCGAATTCCTTAAAAATGAAGCAAACTACGATTACCTGCCTGAATTTTACCAGGCCAAACGCGATTATTTCCTCAAAAATATTAGCGGTTCAAGGTTCAAAGTAATACCCTGTTATGGTACCTACTTTCAACTGCTCGATTACAGTGCCATCAGCAACGAAAAAGAAACAGATATTGCCATAAGGCTTACCAAAGAGTTTGGACTGGCCTCTATTCCTGTTTCCGTATTTTACCACAAAGCAATTGATAATAAAGTGCTCCGTTTTTGTTTCGCCAAAAAAGAAGAAACCATTAAAAAAGCAGCCGAAATATTATGCAGGATCTGA
- a CDS encoding amidohydrolase, producing the protein MQDLTISIFQADLAWEDHERNLSYFDRKIDGLNQPTDLIVLPEMFATGFSVDSGKCAQDFNGPIFKWMKEKAQERQCAITGSMLFTENGNLFNRLVFMWPDGRFETYDKRHLFRFGNEHKHFTPGDKRLIVELNGWKIRPLVCYDLRFPVWAKNTYSEGAFEYDCLIYVANWPDARSHHWKTLLLARSIENMSYCVGVNRIGTDGKGTYHGGDSLVIDPKGKLLAAIEKYTEGSATVVLRAEELLRYREKFNVAQDWDGFSINN; encoded by the coding sequence ATGCAGGATCTGACCATCTCTATTTTTCAGGCCGACCTGGCCTGGGAAGACCACGAACGCAATCTGTCGTACTTCGACCGGAAAATCGATGGACTTAATCAGCCAACAGATTTGATTGTACTGCCCGAAATGTTTGCCACCGGCTTTTCTGTTGATTCAGGAAAATGTGCGCAGGATTTTAACGGCCCCATTTTTAAGTGGATGAAAGAAAAAGCACAAGAGCGTCAATGCGCTATTACAGGAAGTATGCTTTTTACGGAGAATGGAAATTTATTCAATCGGCTCGTATTTATGTGGCCCGACGGTAGGTTTGAAACCTATGACAAGCGGCATTTATTCCGCTTTGGGAACGAACATAAACATTTTACGCCGGGCGATAAACGTTTGATTGTTGAACTGAACGGTTGGAAAATCAGACCGCTGGTATGCTATGACCTGCGTTTCCCGGTATGGGCAAAAAATACTTACAGCGAAGGCGCTTTTGAATACGATTGTCTTATCTATGTTGCCAACTGGCCCGATGCCCGCAGCCATCACTGGAAAACATTATTACTGGCCCGTTCTATTGAGAATATGAGCTATTGCGTGGGTGTAAACCGCATTGGTACCGACGGTAAAGGTACGTATCATGGCGGCGATTCTCTGGTTATTGACCCCAAAGGGAAATTACTGGCGGCCATAGAAAAATATACTGAAGGCTCCGCTACCGTTGTGCTCCGTGCCGAAGAACTACTGCGTTACCGTGAAAAATTCAATGTCGCTCAGGACTGGGACGGTTTTTCAATTAACAATTAA